Below is a window of Ornithodoros turicata isolate Travis chromosome 7, ASM3712646v1, whole genome shotgun sequence DNA.
GTGGTGCGAAAGTCCACGTTGAAGAGTTCACCTTTGCGATGCTCTTTCATGGTTAAGGTATAAAgcacccaggggcggatctaggatttttccgagggggggggggggttcgctatggacaagtgccaggtgcatgctgggattggtccattgaaccctatgttcaagtctggaattgaggggggtcaggacatccggatccccccctaaatccgcccctgaaaGCACCACGCATCTGCAGTGGGCATACATTTCGCCTTATCACGGAGTTTGCTATGGTTTCTTGTGAAAAAGAAGGGTGGTCATTGCTGATCCCTTTGTAAAGAGACTCGTGGCGTTTTGCTGGTGCAAGACCTGGACCGGATGAAACGGAACGAGGACGAAGAAGTCGTGCCCCTGTTGAACGTCAAGGCTGCCATCCTGAGGAAGGTGATACAATGGGCCACCTACCACAGGGACGAACTCATGGTAGTCGTCGAGGAGAACAGTTATACAGTCTCCTCGTGGGACGCTGAATTCTTCAATGTGGACCAAGCCACGCTCTACGAACTCATTCGGGTGCGTACGAATTTAAACTGTCGCTACGGGCTATTTCGTGTTATAAATCAACTTTGTTCAAAGACATAGTAAAGTAAAATTCTATAAACGCCGTCAGTGGACACTGCGCGCTTCCTCGAttttcgaaagaaaagaaaaaacagaaagaaaacacgCTTAATTCATAGACtttatagtttcggattctccaagaatAGATGACGTCACTGGGAGCTCCGACGTACGCCTTGTAGCAACAGCGCGCGTCTCCGCTCTCCGGTGCACGTTGGATAACTGGTAGCAGTTACGGTAAGGCGATGGAAatcgaggagcaatgttgctAGACGCGGAAATGGCACCTCATGACGTCACACCTGACATACATGACTGAAAACTGGATATTAATTGATTAATTTTATTAACTGAATTACATAAATCGGGTAGGATACTGAAGACATCAGATTTAGCCCGTAGTGGCAGTTCAACGTCGAAGCATCGTGCCTTCTAATGTCATTCGATGTTTCAGGTTGCAGACTACCTAGACATCAAAGGTCTTTTGGAAGCAGCTTGCAAAATGGTGGCGCGTACTCTTTCGGGGAAGAGCACAGAGGAAATGCGCAGGCTGCTTGGCATCAAGAGTGACATGACATCCTCTGAAGAGCTTCAGGTACCGTTCTCATCATAAGATACGACTATTTTTTACTTCCTCGAAAGATCCCTtacgcctttgcgtgcgtaagcaGTAGCGTTGGTAGTTGTGCGCACGCGCAGTACACAGAACcgccacgctatcccttacgctaTCCCAACATATCTCCACGTCAGCAATCTTAGTAAGGTGCCACTGAACTCAACTGTTCACGCGAGCTACCCAGTGCAAGCAAAGTCTGATACGCGAGTTTTCTGTATATCACCACTCAAGGCAGTCCTGAAAACGGCTAGCTAGCTGGTTAGCTACCATTTACAATTAACCTGCTGAGATATTAACTGCTTGAAAGACTTGTCCTGGATGACGATCTATTTTTACGTGGTTGCAGGATCTGAGCGTTTTCATTTGTCCTTTTAGAACATGGATCACCTTACAGAAGTGATTACACCAGTGATATAGCTCAATCTGACATGTCTGGTATCATAGGGTGATTAGTGTACGGTGCATCGATGTGATTGGCTAGTCACCAGAGAGTTATGTTATGTTTCTTATTTCAGGTGAAGAAAGAAACTGAGTGGTATGAGGGAAGTCCAAAGTCTTGACCGACGCTCGAGCAAAACGCACGAATAAATCCCTACCGTATTTCAGTGAATGATTTTTATTTGCTGTTGGCACGCATAGTTACGACATATGGACAAATTTAATCGTATCAACTGGGTGTTTCCTACTTCACTCTCTGGTTAGCGGCGTTTCTGAACAAGCAGAAGGAGGTGGCCGTGAGGTAGAGAGACCAGAGGAAATGGGGAACCATGAGGACAGATGCTCCGCGGTGGATTCGCCCGAAGAGGAGGACGGTGAGACCGACTAGCAGTGACCCAGCCGCTGATTCTACAGCAGCCTGCATACAtacatttcatttattttaacCTTAAGCGCCCTGGGTGGGGCTCTACATATAAGAGAACAAGCGTCTGAATATCTATTCTGTTTGGTTAGGTAAATTCTTCTAAATTCCGATCAGAGGTAATGACACGTGGTAAATTATTCCACAGGGTGATCATAAATTGATGGGGCGAATAGAGGAATCTGTTAGTGCGAGTCCGTTAGTTATCTCTTGAACTCGatttgtcttttttgtcttATTGTATTATACCTTGTAGCCTTACCTAACTCCTAACTAGTGCTCCATCGACATTTAGGTACTTTTCACGAAGGAACCTTTAACCGGAATTTTCCCTCTGGTTCCTTCCGTTCTATGTTGATTGTATGTGTTTTATgaatgaaagaaaataaataaaatttttGATTGATGGAGCCAGCAGTTTGCTTGAGTGAGTATGACGGGATGAGAGCCGTGGTGGAGGAATACAGTATAATGATCGTCGTGACAGATATGAGTACATTAACTTATGAAAGAAAATCAGACTAGCTATTTTCATTCTTTCTCCTAGGCCGTGCAGGATGCTCTTTTAATTTGCGATATACTAGAATACGGTGAATAGTCATTTGCGATGAAACTCGCAACCTTATTTTTTACAGCTTCGAGTTCATCCGTTAAGTTCTTGCGATGTGGGTTCCATATTATGCTTGCGTACTCTATAGTTGAGGTCGAATAAGTGAGCAATAAGCTAGATACTTAATATCAGACGAAGCAAGGTGCAAACGCCGCCGCAGGTATCCTGAAGGATTTTGTGGATTTCAGTGTTAGCTTGTCTATGTGATCCTTCCAGGGGAGATTAGATGACAGCAGGATGCCGAGGTATCTGTACCTCGGCATCTGCAGATACATGGTTGCTCctcaaacatatgctatacgcgCTCAAGTATATCCGGATATGCCGTTTCGCTCATGTGAATCACCTCCCTGCTGAGACATTCGTCCTTACCGATGAATGTTTTCAGGAGCAACATTCACAGTCATCCTTACGGATGAATGTGATGAATGGATGAATCACGTTCCCCAATGATCACTATGAACAGATGTAGTGCATTAGCTATACTGTAAAGCTACACAGAAATCGAACAGAAATCCTACACTGCAGACGTCTCGATTCCGGCTTATGTGACATTACAGAACGCTGACTACAATACAGAAGTTTCAGACAGTTattatacagagtgtttcacctaacgtgataaacaATTCTAACCGGCGACGTACCCGCCGGAGGACTGTGGGAcattcggcaattaccttctggaaacgtttgccaccattgaggaaggcctTAGACAATTTTTAACTGAGGGAAATTTAGTTATTTtttaactttgaaaattgcaaagcgaacctcactttttttttaacagaagtATGAAGTCTTCCAtagataaccgcagacccaacaagaGCTATGCAGAGTATCGTcgcagaaatagtcgaaaaaaaaatagtaaaaatttCCTTTTAGCCCCACCTACTTGActgtcgcaaagaagcgcggGCGAAGTGTGCGTCTAAactctagaggaggaagtgtccccgccttcatttgtttcgccttctttgtgataagacggttgtcattTTCTCAACATTTCCTCCAAGACGGTCaacatttcctcctctccccgcatttcccgtgcgctcttctttgcgacaatcaagcaggcggggcttaAGCGGAATTTTAACTgattttttagactatttctgttgcgatactgtgcatagtttttgttggcaCTGTGGTTAACTTCATATTTCTGTCAAAAAAGTGAGGTTCTctttgcaattttcaaagttaaaTTGAAAATATTATTTTCAATCGAACTTTcctttcaattgaactttcaaagctttcctaaatggcggcaaaactTTCTAGACGGTAACTGCCGAAAGTACCACAATCATCCGGCGAGtgcgtcgccagttagaatctTTTAttactttaggtgaaacaccctgtatatacgatATACAGATCACATCGCTTCGTATTGGGGCCTTCTTCGCTTTGTTGAATGCGATGCAGATACCAAAATGTGAAATATGCCCAGACATACAAGTTTGAAAGCCCTGCTCTTGAACAAGAGCGGAACCCAAGCCCACGTCAGACTCAGCTGTGCGGAGTACACCAGGAGCGCGATCCTGGCCGGGCCGTGGAAGCCTTGCTCGTTGTACACCAAGTACGAGGCCATGCCCATAGCCGGGAAGAGTGCGTGGTAAGTTGGGAAGAACACCCAGTGCCGCGGACACCACTTCGGCTTGCGCAAGTTCTGCAGTATATAGAGCCATAAAACATATCATTAATCGCTTGCCCGATACCGCACGAACTGTAGCATCTGGGATATACATGTCCTTTCCCTTCTGAAAAAGACGTCGTGACCATGTTTAAAAAATGTCGGAAGATTCTGCTGGGTTAAAAGCAAGTGTCACGAGGCTTTGTCATATCATACCTCATACCAGAAGCGGTGTTCCTTGCGTAGGTAAACCGAGATGTAACATCCGCCTACAGATGGAATGAGCGGCACGACAAAAGGAACTAGGTAGTGGACAATCTGGAATTAAAGGAGTGGTGCGCCTCCGCATTTTGTCGTTACTTTACCTCGTATTATACACAAGTGTCTTTCAGTTCTTAGAGAGATAGCACAATTGCAAAATCTCACCTGCCCGATGCCATGATGCCGAGGAGCTTCTTCGACAGCCTCCGCAGCTTCTAGTCTCATCCACGTGGGCTGACGGTTGCGCATGGCGCTCCAAGCGCTCTGTAAAGAAGATGCGTTCAAACACAAAACGATACCAACCTAACATCATAGCATCGCATGAAATTACGCTGTCAGAGGTGCGCTTCCAGTCCCAGAAGCTAGCAACGCCAACATGGTAGTGACCTGCTGGTGTAGATCAGTTGATGCACAGAAATTCCAAATTTCGTAATATAACTGGTGTCTCTTACAGAGGTAAACGGTAATGGCAACAGAAGCGCCGTGGACGCACTCATTGCAAATACGCTTGCACTATTGCGCTTTGTCGTTATGCAAGATAAATTGAACATATTGGTCGAAAAATAATACGCTTACCCGTCAGCCGTCCAGcgtctcttcttcttcttcttcttcgtcccacggagaatgggAGAGGGTCTCCCGTATGCAAGTTCCTCTTCTTTCTTCACGACGCGATGAAACCGTGATTTCGAACTCTGATATTTTTCACAATCGTGTGAACGTAGCCAGGCGAAGATGAAGCAAACGCGCGAGCATAGTGCTATATTAAATGTTCCAGATGTCATTCGCCATCAACATTTAATTAATTTCTATCTTATGCCATAACACATATGTATTGATACGACTACTCTATCCGTTCTTTTTGTTCACCTCTACATCGTACATTGAACCCTGTCAGTGGTTACTTAAGAACGCTGTCTGGAAAgccaagcagacgacaaagttgtcgtctgcttcgcttaGTTCTACGGGAAACGAAACTCGCGATGATTTCGGTTTCCATTTGTCTTCCTCTTTCGTTCCTACAATGGACGTCTTTCTCTCGTGCATTCGCGACCAGAAAGAAAGGCGAACTAGGCCGGGTTTCCTGCTTAAAGTCTACGAAGGATAGAGCGTAATACGGAAGAAAAATTGTGGACATTTCGTAAGAAGTGCATATTCCACAAATCAGACGGGATTATAGGTCCGGATTGAGAACCGGTATACTCAAAAGAATTGTCTTTGCTCTTTCGCCGTGGCGTTAGCGTTGAGCAAGGGGTTAGTAACCCACCGTCTAGCTCGGACGCAGACAGCTGTTTCGCAACCTAACGCAGGTGAGAAGGAGTAGGCTAACTATACTGCCCGCAGGGTTTGAAAAAAGTTGTCGCTGTGATGCTTACAGCTTTGCCACATCGATGACCACATCGCGACACTGAGTCTCGCGGTAGTGTTTGCTAAGAAACGGTTGGGTactccgcttttttttttttcggctggaAGTGAGACAGGCAAATGCCATACCTCATGAAGACAGCTGTATTTTACTTGCAGCTGACGTGCAAGAACGTGCGAATTCGTACGCAGGTTCCAAAAGTGCCAAAATCAACTTGATCATAAAGGTACTCTTGTACAAGTTGTGAGGACGGAAAATATTAAAATGAACACTCCAAGGGATTTGTTTATTTAACGAGTACCCACTAACAGCCAAGGCCTAATGGGATAGTCAACAGAAATATTAAATCTTATGCGGTATTAAAGTGAGCCAAAAGGATGACTTTCCTGGTCCGCTTTTCATGGGCCGCCATTCTATCTGGCACTTCACCACGATTTTAGTTCCAACCATTACGCTTTaaaaaaatttttttaaaaatattcgATGCATTCTCTTCGTGCAGAAATTACAGGAACAAGAAAACAGGGTGAGAGAGTCACTTACGGAGACATGTATACAATCAAACGATCAAGCACTCTgccctcctctccaccatcaaGGGTCACCTCCTCACTCGCATACATCCCACGGCCTTCCCCTTTCATCCGGGACCTTTCTCTCATTTCTTAAATTCAGCCAAGCATCCTCCGTACACACACTCTTATTACTACCTCGTTACACACTGACACGCACGCATCTTACGCTACAACCGACCTTGACTCCTTTTCCCAAATTCTCGCCCCGTAATTCGTGCTCTTACGGCACCATTAAAAGGTCACGTGATCCGCCAAGATCGCATCACTTCCGCAGGATGTGTCTCTTGCCCCGAAACAATCGCATCTAAGCTCCTCCCTCTCACAAAAGGAAGCGGCCTTAGCCTCATGCTTTATTTTGCATTGTGCGTACGCATACATTTCTGTATCGCTATACGGAGTCACATGACCTCGTGGGAGATTTCTGGATGGATTTTTCGGCGGAAGACGAGAGCAATTACGAGCGTTTTGGGAAAGGGAACGTTGGGGAAAGGGAGAGTAGTGGTTATGGTTGATGAGGGAGGGTCATATTCTCGCCCTCTCGTTCCTTTGTTTTGGGTGCAAAAGGGTCAGTACGTAGGAGGGGGACGTGGGGAAGTTGAAATGAACACGAACTTCACCTACGCTTCCTGTAATTTCTCTAGGATGGGAAACTGCTTGTTGAACAGGATGAGGGAGTGAGATGaaaatgtgggggcaggggggtcGGAGGACGGGCTTGACATTTTTGCAGTTCACGGGCCGTGTCGCGATTATGAGGTGCGTGCTGATGGTCATGCCTGTCGTAGTTACGCATCATGAGCATGTGgtctgtttctctctctctctctctctcttttttttttttgcagtctgGTGGGATGAGAAGCGGGCAgcaaagaaacagaaagagaaCCGGAGATAATGGGACTGAATGTTGACAAAATGGGTGGAAAGTCACTCTATAATTAGTCAGTAACGAATTTTCAAAAGTCAATAAATTTCTGCAGCAAGTTGTGGGAAACGCGCTGCTGCAGAATGTTGCTCAGTGAAGTACCGACACAACATCATACGAGGCAGCAAACATTAATGCACTCGGAGGCATTTAGCTGCAACACGTCAGCTGCTGTCTCTAATCAGTGGCGATTTCGGCGTTAAACAGAGTTACTATTAGGCGGAACACGTTTTTTATGTCATGTCAAAGTCGCGTGAAGAGGTTTGTGCGTCTTGGGAAAGTAACAACGGCTACCATGAAACGCCAATAATGCCACTATGAACAAATACAACGCTGATAATatgatttgtttttgtttccttttgtttttgcaAAACTTCCAAAGCAGCAccatgtaccgaaagtcgagtgcaatatgggtggacggtatgtgtcttatcaatgctctttagtttcacgagtctgttgaaggccttccacctacccgtcaatctccattgcactcgactttcagtacattgtgctgcttggggttctGCGGGTCGCCAAAAAAAGCTATTATCGCTTTATTTTCGGATTTCGCGCCTGGCGATAAAAGAAGGTACTTCTCGACCTTCACAAGGACTCATCTCGACTACACGTCGCACATGGGTAACATCGCCTCACTCTCTGGTATTATAAGATACAAAAAACAAACGCTTGTCATTCATTGAGTGAACTGAATGATCAAGTGATTAAGCGATGCATGGTGTAGCGATTTAGGAATCCTATATTTTAACGGCCCATGGAAGACAACAGCAGGAGGATGTGACTGAGTTCTGACTTCTGAGCTGCCACTTCAGCCATGCTCTTGCGTTGTTGCATGGTACCGGGGATGCGTACATTTTCAACCCTGACATCTACCTCAGGTCCAAataaagttctttttttttttctttttcaagatCACACAGGTTGGTGCAGAAAACAATAATAGTGACTGCGCCTACAAAAATAAGTCGCGAACACATCTAGATACATTCAAGGTATTGTTATAAGCTCTGCTCCTTACACAATCCCGAAGATTTTAGAGTCGAGGTCGTCAATTAAGATGACCAAGCGATACTGCAGTTACTTCTGGTAACTTTTAGCTCTGCAGTCCCACTACGTAATGTGGTAAACCAATAAATTGAATTGAGTTGAATATTAAATGCCAAACAACGTCTCGGCCAACAAGCTGCTGCTCGATAATTCGCACCAAAGAAACTTTCGCGATCTTTCGGAGTCGTCGTATATACCATACGGTACGAAATGATTATTCTTCTTCGAACGCAGCTTGTTTAACGTTTTCTCGAGAATTGCTCCATTAAGGTCACTCCATCCGAGCCGGAAGCTCTAATGATCGCTTGCATCGTGAAGTTACTGCGAAAGTGGAAAGCAGCAGTTTACTCGGCAGAGTCATTTCGGCATATTCCTGCTGGTCGTTTGGTTCGGCGCGAAGTCACGATCACATTGTTCTGTGGCTTGCCTGGTTATCGGTAGTTTTTCCCAGGGAAACTTTTTACCTTTGCATGAAAACGACTACCAGCGGCGTCCCGCTCTTTGGTGGTATAGCCAAAGGTCgtgctggagactgggaggtagtgggttcgaatcctaccatcagctgtgctgtctgaggttttccctgggttttccgaacacTTTTcgaacgaatgtcggcacagttccccctgaagtcggcccaggacgcatactaaccccgttgtcccccactcctttctgctgtcctctctccatctgtccacatctgtacgccgctcatagctacagttgcttcgcagcgctaataCGGAATAAAAAAAGTAAGAGACTTTAGTAAAAGTCTGAATGGACCTTTTGTGTCCCGGGCTGTCGGACTACAATGCGCACGATCCTTTAACACATCATCCTTTACACTTTAATTAccgtgcccagaagaagaagaacagtctctattcgaaatatcggcggttccCGTCCTGAAACACTTCCCTTCATATTTTCTACATTTGGGTTGTCATCGGACTTTACCGACTGGGGATGACTGATACTACGGTGTATAGCGCTGATTTACATATGTGGCCAGAACATTACATCCTGGACATTGGTGTTCGCAACTGGCACTAATATCTGAAATTGCGAGAAGTTTGTGAAAGGGCAACGTCCGGACTGTTCCACGAATCGGTATTCGTTTTTCGAATGGTTCAGCTCGGCTTGTGGTTCAAAGTACGCAGGAACTGGCTGCGAGTTTTAAAAAAATCGCTTTCCTGTATACTACCACTCTGACGTCGACGCAAAATCGCAAATACCACAAAACAAACCGTAAAGCGTTCATTCTCGTGATGCACCCGGAAACACGAGGCAGGAATATCAACAACCATTGAAACGACAAGGAGAGAGAGACATTCGTCCCACAAAACAGAAAGACAAAATATACTGCCATAATCCCGCCCAATTACAAGTACAATATCTCTGGAACGTACCCAAACATAGGCATTCACCCCGAGCTCATCACCGGCCAAGCGTCACATCATCTCCACGCCTCTCACCCGCTGCACTCATGCCCTGTGGCCCATTCGTTTGAACTGAACCGCGTAATGAGTACAGTCCTGCATCGGGTTTTCCCACGGCTagtgcttttcctttttttgaaaCCTTTTCACTCACGCCACCTCGAAACGAGAGCATCACCTCAACTAATTAAACACGCATCACCGCGCtcagtaaccgtgtattcacaagaacgacattcccccagaagcggaagatgcgaaaagcgtcatagctttctgctgtcacgtgagcacgagcgtgcaacgtcgtgtcttcacgtgcactgctaaccgtggggaatatcctgctacacagccacaagatattccgtagcagacgacaggaaaacacgctgacggtgtcgtctgctaagtgtcgtctgctaaatgcgcagtgcGCCACTCctgatattccgcaccgtgtgaatgctgaacataacacgggacggaacttcggctctgtgagcagtgttttcgctttttcttccactagaatattccgtgaggatgtcactcgtgtgaatacacggtaagaaACGTTCATttttcagcggtagctgttaacgCGAAGGTATCGGGAAATCGCTGTGGCCGTATCACAAAACCGTCCACatcttctctcttcttcttctgcctgTTGACTGtcggtttcggtgatgcaaaacaagttaaaataatcTAAAGCTAACAAAATCAGTTTCTGACATACTCAGAGATGGGTACGTCGTCCCGAAAAGTGTCCCGATTTTTCGGCGCTTCCTGTCCCCTTTTTGTCCCGATTTTGGTGATATTTTTGACCCGCTCTACACATCACCATTCACTTCACGGATCACAGggcagtactcgtcactctaCGATATAGTTGTGCATATATCAGTGTCATatataaaagtgtcaacatccacacGCAACAGCTACCGTTGAAATTCGCGTTACTACACAATCttaaccgtcctgtaatttcTGAAGGACGTACGTTGCCCGTTGTTGCGTACGCAATCTCCAGAAGAACACTAGAGCACAAAGAGAAGAATGACATAACATAAACGGATTACGTTAGTTATACACGGATATAAATTAATGAATATTTTATGCGAATTATGAACAtcttcaattgaatgatggcagttcaAGAAaaggcagcaaaaaaaaaaaaaaaaagatgaagaaaGGTGTTCGTCcgtctatgtttaattgcctcatcagCTACAACGGAACATCTTCCAGTAGCGTATCACAGTTTCGTATTCTTCGGAAAGATTCAATCGGAAGCAACCCGACGATTCCCACTGCTCCATACTCGTACATATTATAtacttatttttttgttttaatGAGAGAGAGTAGCGAAtgtaaaaaatatgtaaaaataaaaattgttaCAGTTTGCTAGGGGAGAAAATCTGTGGAGACACAACGTCGCACTGAGGGTAGACGTATGGACTATATGGAGTCGCTGTGTccgtttgcagacgacaatACCCGCAGATGATTTCAAGTCTTTCGAGCCTTTACAAATGGCGGCCCATATTTGCGGTCGCAGGGTGCACGCCGTGATTGGCGGATTCTTAATGACGGCGTcatgtgtctgctgtaggtgGCGTTGACTGATGTCTCGGCTCCCGTCCAAGTTGTTTAATTCGCTCACTGCTGTCGCGAGCAAAAGTGTCGCCTCGATTATCTCGATGGCGCGTAAGGTTCAGGACCCTTGTGTCTTCCAGGATGGGAGCCTTTGTTCCCGCGCGTCTGGAAGGTCATGTAGGTTCACAGTTAAGATGTGTTAGATCGTCGCCTTTCGTATTTTGGGAGAGGGCAGCTCCTGGTAGCAATAAAAGGTCGTGGTTTGAACACTGCATTTCGCATGACCGTGTATAACCGCATGACCGGCTCGAGGTACAGTACTAaacgctacactctaaaaacataacttcaccgcatagcacgctgcgcgccaagcattgtcacgaatgatagtgttatcgccggtgattcgaagacagaggggggggggcgtacgcccccctctatctccgaatcagaagcgataacccatgCGTGCATGCGAAGTAACTGATAATGCCCGCGGTAGAAACAGGCAATACCCATACTTCAATTAGTCAGTTTTGCTGCATCGTATGGGGTGGTGGGGTGCGCTAGACTTTAGggtgcgctatcgcctttgcgtacgtaagggatagcgctggAGGTTCTGCGCGAAGCTC
It encodes the following:
- the LOC135401475 gene encoding S-phase kinase-associated protein 1-like — translated: MWPSGRWTNRLRNSDPGMARCSPPSPKIKLQSSDGEVFDVDVQTAIVSGTLRTMLEDLDRMKRNEDEEVVPLLNVKAAILRKVIQWATYHRDELMVVVEENSYTVSSWDAEFFNVDQATLYELIRVADYLDIKGLLEAACKMVARTLSGKSTEEMRRLLGIKSDMTSSEELQVKKETEWYEGSPKS
- the LOC135401474 gene encoding translocator protein-like translates to MRNRQPTWMRLEAAEAVEEAPRHHGIGQIVHYLVPFVVPLIPSVGGCYISVYLRKEHRFWYENLRKPKWCPRHWVFFPTYHALFPAMGMASYLVYNEQGFHGPARIALLVYSAQLSLTWAWVPLLFKSRAFKLAAVESAAGSLLVGLTVLLFGRIHRGASVLMVPHFLWSLYLTATSFCLFRNAANQRVK